In the Apteryx mantelli isolate bAptMan1 chromosome 1, bAptMan1.hap1, whole genome shotgun sequence genome, one interval contains:
- the LOC136990983 gene encoding olfactory receptor 52Z1P-like, whose protein sequence is MADVNDTAFRPGTFLLVGIPGLEKFHLWISLPFFSMYIFALLGNLVLLFTIVREQSLHKPMYLFLSALTLADLLLSTTTVPRMLAIFWFRVRDISLGACIAQAFFVHSIFIAESGILVAMAFDRYVAICNPLRYVTLLTHSVIWRIELAAVVRSLCMVLPGIHLVLRLSYCRNRVIPHSYCEHMGVARLACTSIKVNVVYGLTVALLSAGIDVVFIAVSYGLILRAVFQLPSAGARCKAMSTCGSHLCIIFLFYTPAFFSFFTHRFGGHSIPRHVHILLACLYVVVPPMLNPIIYGVNSKQIRETVMSMLSWMGSRRN, encoded by the coding sequence atggcagacgtcaatgacacagccttccggccaggaacattcctccttgttggcatcccaggcctggagaagtttcacctctggatttctctccccttcttctccatgtatatttttgcccttctaggcaacttagtcttgctatttaccatagtgagagaacaaagcctccacaagcctatgtaccttttcctttctgcattaacactagcagacttgctcttatctaccactacagtgcccaggatgttagctattttctggttcagagtgaGGGACATTTCTCTTGGCGCGTGCATTGCTCAGGCATTTTTCGTTCATTCTATTTTTATTGCAGAGTCAGGaattctggtggccatggcctttgaccggtatgttgccatctgcaaccccctgagatatgtgactttattgacccactcagtcatatggagaatagagctggcagctgttgtcagaagcCTCTGCATGGTCCTCCCAGGTATTCATCTGGTTCTAAGGCTGTCCTACTGCAGAAACCGCGttatccctcattcgtactgcgagcacatgggtgtagccagactggcctgcacaagcataaaagtcaatgTTGTGTATGGTTTAACAGTTGCCCTGCTGTCGGCAGGGATAGATGTAGtgttcattgctgtgtcttatggactgattctcagggctgtcttccagctgccctccgcAGGCGCCCGTTGCAAAGCTATGAGCACCTGcggctcccacctctgcatcatcttcctgttctacacgccggcgttcttctcctttttcacacATCGgtttggtggccacagcatcccccgccacgtccacatcctgctggcctgtctctacgtagtggttccccccatgctaaatcccaTCATTTATGGAGTAAACAGCAAGcagattcgtgagacagtaatgtccatgttgtcttggatgggaagccggagaaactga
- the LOC136990984 gene encoding olfactory receptor 52Z1P-like has translation MADVNDTAFRPGTFLLVGIPGLEKFHLWISLPFFSMYIFALLGNLVLLFTIVREQSLHEPMYLFLSALTVADLLLSTTTVPRMLAIFWFRVRDISLGACIAQAFLIHFIFVAESAILVAMAFDRYVAICNPLRYVTLLTHSVIWRLELAAVVRSLCIVLPIFQLLLRLSYCRNRVIPHSYCEHMAVARLACTSIKVNVVYGLTVVLLSAGIDVVFIAVSYGLILRAVFQLPSAGARRKAMSTCTSHLCIIFLFYTPAFFSFFTHRFGGHSIPHHIHILLACLYVVVPPMLNPIIYGVNNKQIRETVMSMLSWMGSRRN, from the coding sequence atggcagacgtcaatgacacagccttccggccaggaacattcctccttgttggcatcccaggcctggagaagtttcacctctggatttctctccccttcttctccatgtatatttttgcccttctaggcaacttagtcttgctatttaccatagtgagagaacaaagcctccacgagcctatgtaccttttcctttctgcattaactgtagcagacttgctcttatctaccactacagtgcccaggatgttagctattttctggttcagagtgaGGGATATCTCTCTTGGTGCATGCATTGCTCAggcatttctcattcattttatttttgttgcagagtcagcaattctggtggccatggcctttgatcggtatgttgccatctgcaaccccctgagatatgtgactttattgacccactcagtcatatggagactagagctggcagctgttgtcagaagcCTCTGCATTGTGCTCCCAATTTTTCAGCTGCTTCtaaggctgtcttactgcagaaaccgcgttatccctcattcgtactgCGAGCATATGGCTGTAGCCAGACtggcctgcacaagcataaaagtcaatgTTGTGTATGGTTTAACAGTTGTCCTGCTTTCGGCAGGGATAGATGTAGtgttcattgctgtgtcttatggactgattctcagggctgtcttccagctgccctctgcaggtgcccgtcgcaaagctatgagcacctgcacctcccacctctgcatcatcttcctgttctacacgccggcgttcttctcctttttcacgcaccgctttggtggccacagcatccccCACCACatccacatcctgctggcctgtctctacgtagtggttccccccatgctaaatcccatcatttatggagtgaacaacaagcagattcgtgagacagtaatgtccatgttgtcttggatgggaagccggagaaactga